DNA sequence from the Deltaproteobacteria bacterium genome:
GGAATGTACTAGTCGAATCGACGAAATACGCCCTCCGAGAAACCAAAAGGGGGCCGGGAAAGCCCGGCCCCCTTTTTCGTTGTCGCGCAAGGATTACCGGTTCTGGACCAAATAGACTCCGATCAGGATGAACAGCACGCCCAGAATGCGGGAAAGGCTGACCGGGTTGGCCTGGTAGCCGAGGACACCGAAATGGTCCAAGGCCAGTGAGGCGCTCATCTGTCCGGCCACCACCAGGGCCACCATGGCCGTAGCCCCGAGCCTGGGGGCCAGAAATGTCACCGCGGCCACGAAAAAGGCTCCCAGACATCCCCCA
Encoded proteins:
- a CDS encoding DMT family transporter encodes the protein MAVTAGFTLPAQAGVNARLAGYLGSAVLASTVSFAVGTLTLIAYVSIWTGFGPGWAAARSAPWWVWFGGCLGAFFVAAVTFLAPRLGATAMVALVVAGQMSASLALDHFGVLGYQANPVSLSRILGVLFILIGVYLVQNR